From one Candidatus Chromulinivorax destructor genomic stretch:
- a CDS encoding ankyrin repeat domain-containing protein, which yields MMKTNKLLLMLTTGLSLAIAVSCSEQTIASAQMRQNIIDDAMKQENYSDLKQDLAFLESQGLLQPDSFYNLLQENITESDDATFDEVIEKAQGLLTKHMRNPFLLTLVRATEENKPVDYYVDAVANPLFSYVVQRKDHDIALHNIVRGWLRAWGNKKYIDGSTPLHIAAEKGHMEIIKFLLAAGVSVDIQMPNGATALYFAAQNGYTEIVRLLIQGGANVDIQRTDNGYTALCIAAEKGHLEIVRFLVEHGADVNMKKNVNGATSLYLAAEKGHIEIVKFLLAAGASVDMQMDNEATSLYIAAQNGYTGIVRLLIEGGANVNIQIIEGSTPLHIAALYGHAEIVRILLAAGANVNAQRTTNGITPLVIASIKGYAEIVQLLLAANVNLDIRSYNGKLAEEVAKTSKIKGLFARARKKQQEQKNAREMVIFENQIKKDLR from the coding sequence ATGATGAAAACTAACAAATTATTACTTATGCTCACAACAGGATTATCCTTAGCAATTGCAGTGAGCTGTTCAGAGCAAACTATAGCCTCAGCACAAATGCGGCAAAATATTATTGATGATGCAATGAAGCAAGAAAATTATAGCGATTTAAAGCAAGATCTTGCTTTTTTAGAGTCACAAGGGTTACTTCAACCTGATTCATTTTATAATCTATTACAAGAAAATATCACTGAATCGGACGATGCTACGTTTGATGAAGTGATTGAAAAAGCTCAAGGTCTGCTAACTAAGCATATGAGAAATCCATTTTTATTAACGCTTGTGCGTGCTACTGAAGAAAATAAGCCAGTTGATTATTATGTAGATGCTGTTGCAAATCCTTTGTTTAGCTATGTTGTACAACGCAAAGATCATGATATTGCATTGCATAACATAGTGCGCGGATGGTTACGAGCATGGGGTAATAAAAAATATATCGATGGGTCTACCCCTTTGCATATTGCAGCTGAAAAAGGTCATATGGAGATTATAAAATTCTTGCTTGCAGCAGGTGTAAGTGTTGATATTCAAATGCCTAATGGAGCTACAGCATTGTATTTTGCAGCTCAAAATGGTTATACAGAGATCGTAAGGCTCTTAATTCAAGGAGGTGCAAATGTTGATATCCAAAGAACTGATAATGGATACACAGCTTTATGTATAGCAGCTGAAAAAGGCCATTTAGAAATTGTACGATTTTTAGTTGAACATGGTGCCGATGTTAATATGAAAAAAAATGTAAATGGAGCGACATCATTGTATCTTGCAGCTGAAAAAGGTCATATAGAAATTGTAAAATTCTTACTTGCTGCAGGTGCAAGTGTTGACATGCAAATGGATAATGAAGCGACATCATTGTATATTGCAGCTCAAAATGGTTATACAGGAATCGTACGGCTCTTAATTGAAGGTGGTGCGAATGTTAATATCCAAATAATAGAAGGGTCTACTCCATTGCATATTGCAGCTTTGTATGGTCATGCAGAGATTGTACGAATTTTACTTGCAGCAGGTGCGAATGTTAATGCTCAAAGAACTACAAATGGAATTACTCCATTGGTGATTGCTTCAATTAAAGGCTATGCAGAGATTGTGCAGCTTTTACTTGCAGCAAATGTAAACCTTGATATTCGATCTTATAATGGTAAATTAGCAGAAGAAGTAGCAAAAACAAGTAAAATAAAAGGGTTATTTGCACGAGCTCGAAAAAAACAACAAGAACAAAAAAATGCTCGAGAAATGGTTATATTTGAAAATCAAATAAAAAAAGATTTGCGATAG